Proteins found in one Camelus bactrianus isolate YW-2024 breed Bactrian camel chromosome X, ASM4877302v1, whole genome shotgun sequence genomic segment:
- the TRO gene encoding trophinin isoform X2 encodes MNRRNDYDYKMSPLQGPLPPPGSLGLHFPPDVQAETTEEDSILLMHTLLAATKDPLAMDPPVANQPKKSKTKKAPIKAITKTIPATLPVPSADVIATNKPKITFQALNLPIIPQVTQASATTEAANTQASSFTSQPKKANKTKRVTAKAAQGSQSPTGSESVTTEIKSPLQALNLPVIPQTIQTPFASESANSQALLASTKPKKAFKAKKAHNKAIASATVISLGPSTTYTATTQGQITNVTANTQATAASIQTRKAFKAKKATVKGTNTDTELLEAPDATETATRQTEASSAAIWPKKSKGKKAANKGPNSACEISEAPPATQMVTDQALAVTLRVKRGFRAQKVATKVRTTESQTQIDQGVQAKMATSQTNISALETQVAAAVQALADDYLAQLSLEPTSRTRGKRNQKSKHLNGDERGGVNYRWIPWGRRPPLPRDVAILQERANKLVKYLLVKDQTKIPIKRSDMLKDIIQEYDEYFPEIIERASYALEKMFRVNLKEIDKQSSLYILISIQESSAGILGTTKDTPKLGLLMVILSVIFMNGNKANEAVIWEVLRKLGLRPGVRHSLFGEVRKLITDEFVKQKYLEYKRVPNSRPPEYEFFWGLRSYHETSKMKVLKFACKVQKKDPKDWAAQYREAVEMEVQAAAVAVAEAEARAEARAQMGIGEEAVAGPWNWDDMDIDCLTREELGDDAQAWSRFSFEIEARAQESANAGTNIDFSRGASTRASFSDGASISFSGTPSPSGGFGGRAGLSFGGTCSTSVSFSSAASICFGGTSSACSSFSGGASISLSGAASTSCSFSSEASINFGGTSCTSANFGGGISSSFISPLNTSTSFSGGASSGFGGTPSTTAGFSDALIMSTGFGSTLGTSALFSGALSTSTGFGGTLSTSVYFGGSPSTGASFGGTLSTSICFGGSPSTSTGFDGVLSSSVSFGGSSSTSTDFGGTLSTSVCFGGSPSTSASFGGALSTSVGFGGALNTSAGFSSAVSISTGFSSAPSTNSGFGSVFSTSADFSGALNTTTDFGSVPSTTIGFDGVPSASFCFGSVSNTNLCFGGPPSTSTCFSGPTGVSFGDGPSPSAGFSFGDGLSTSAGFGGGLNTSSGFSGGLSTSAGFGGGLISSDGFGGGLGTNAGFGSTLGTSADFSGGLSISDGFGGGPNTSFDEGLSTIIGFGSGSNTSTGFTGEPSTSTGFIGGPSSIIGFGSGLSTSAGFNGGPSSSAGFGGGPSNGAGFGGGATSLGAYSFSYG; translated from the exons ATGAATAGGAGAAATGACTATGATTATAAGATGTCCCCGTTACAG ggccctctgcctccccctggGAGCCTGGGGCTTCACTTCCCTCCAGATGTACAGGCTGAGACCACAGAAGAAGACAGTATCTTGCTGATGCATACCCTCTTGGCGGCAACCAAGGACCCCCTGGCCATGGACCCACCAGTTGCCAACCAGCCTAAGAAAAGCAAGACCAAGAAGGCCCCTATTAAGGCTATCACTAAGACCATACCTGCTACCCTTCCAGTCCCATCTGCCGATGTGATTGCCACCAACAAGCCTAAAATAACTTTTCAGGCTTTAAACCTGCCAATCATCCCCCAGGTCACCCAGGCTTCAGCTACCACTGAGGCAGCCAATACTCAGGCTTCTTCATTCACCTCTCAGCCTAAGAAAGCCAACAAGACAAAGAGAGTTACTGCTAAGGCAGCCCAGGGCTCCCAATCTCCAACTGGCAGTGAGAGTGTCACCACAGAGATTAAGTCACCCTTGCAGGCCCTAAACTTACCTGTGATCCCACAGACTATCCAGACTCCATTTGCCAGTGAGTCAGCCAATTCCCAGGCCTTGTTAGCCTCCACCAAGCCTAAGAAAGCTTTCAAGGCTAAGAAGGCTCACAATAAGGCCATAGCTAGTGCCACTGTGATCTCACTGGGTCCATCTACCACTTACACTGCTACCACCCAAGGCCAAATTACCAATGTGACAGCCAATACCCAGGCCACAGCAGCCTCCATCCAAACTAGGAAAGCTTTCAAAGCCAAGAAGGCAACTGTTAAGGGCACAAATACTGATACTGAGCTCCTAGAGGCCCCAGATGCAACTGAGACAGCTACCAGGCAGACTGAGGCCTCATCAGCAGCTATCTGGCCCAAAAAATCCAAGGGCAAGAAGGCTGCCAATAAGGGCCCAAATTCTGCCTGTGAGATCTCTGAGGCCCCACCTGCCACTCAAATGGTCACAGACCAAGCCTTAGCAGTTACCCTCCGGGTCAAGAGAGGGTTCAGGGCTCAGAAGGTTGCCACTAAGGTCCGGACAACTGAAAGCCAGACTCAAATTGACCAAGGGGTCCAGGCCAAAATGGCTACCTCTCAGACCAACATAAGTGCCCTTGAGACTCAGGTTGCTGCTGCTGTCCAGGCCCTGGCAGATGACTACCTGGCTCAGTTGAGTCTGGAGCCCACATCCAGGACCCGGGGCAAGAGGAACCAAAAG TCCAAGCATCTGAACGGGGATGAGAGAGGTGGTGTTAATTATAGGTGGATCCCATGGGGCCGGAGGCCTCCACTGCCCCGAGATGTGGCCATTTTGCAAGAAAGG GCAAATAAGTTGGTGAAATACCTGTTGGTTAAGGACCAGACAAAGATACCCATCAAGCGCTCAG ATATGCTGAAGGATATCATCCAAGAATATGATGAATATTTCCCAGAGATCATTGAACGAGCAAGCTATGCTCTGGAGAAG ATGTTTCGAGTCAATCTGAAGGAAATTGATAAGCAAAGTAGCTTGTATATTCTCATCAGCATTCAGGAATCCTCCGCAGGCATACTGGGAAC GACCAAGGACACACCCAAACTAGGTCTTCTCATGGTGATTCTGAGTGTCATTTTTATGAATGGCAACAAGGCCAATGAGG CTGTCATCTGGGAGGTGCTGCGCAAGCTGGGGCTGCGCCCCGG GGTGAGGCACTCGCTCTTTGGGGAAGTAAGGAAGCTCATCacagacgagtttgtgaagcagaA GTACCTGGAGTACAAGAGGGTCCCCAATAGCAGACCACCTGAATATGAGTTCTTCTGGGGCTTGCGTTCCTACCATGAGACTAGCAAGATGAAAGTCCTCAAGTTTGCCTGCAAG GTGCAGAAGAAAGACCCCAAGGACTGGGCCGCTCAGTACCGGGAGGCAGTGGAGATGGAAGTCCAAGCTgcagctgtggctgtggctgaggCTGAGGCCAGGGCTGAGGCAAGAGCCCAAATGGGGATTGGAGAGGAAGCTGTGGCTGGGCCCTGGAATTGGGATGACATGGATATCGACTGCCTAACAAGGGAAGAGTTAGGCGATGATGCTCAGGCCTGGAGCAGATTTTCATTTGAAATTGAGGCCAGAGCCCAAGAAAGTGCAAATGCCGGCACCAACATTGACTTCAGCAGAGGAGCTAGCACCAGGGCTAGCTTCAGTGATGGTGCTAGTATTAGCTTCAGTGGTACACCCAGCCCCAGTGGTGGCTTTGGTGGCAGAGCTGGCCTTAGCTTTGGTGGCACATGCAGCACCAGTGTCAGCTTCAGCAGTGCAGCCAGCATTTGCTTTGGCGGCACATCCAGCGCTTGCTCCAGCTTCAGTGGTGGAGCCAGCATTAGCCTCAGTGGTGCAGCCAGCACCAGCTGTAGTTTCAGCAGTGAAGCCAGTATTAACTTTGGTGGTACATCTTGTACCAGTGCCAACTTCGGTGGTGGGATCAGCTCCAGTTTCATTAGCCCACTCAACACCAGTACCAGTTTCAGTGGTGGAGCCAGCTCTGGTTTTGGAGGCACACCCAGCACCACTGCTGGCTTCAGTGATGCGCTCATTATGAGCACTGGCTTTGGCAGTACACTCGGCACCAGTGCACTCTTTAGTGGTGCACTGAGCACCAGCACTGGCTTTGGTGGCACACTCAGCACTAGTGTCTACTTTGGTGGCTCTCCTAGTACTGGTGCCAGTTTTGGTGGCACACTCAGTACCAGTATCTGTTTTGGTGGCTCTCCTAGCACCAGCACTGGTTTTGATGGTGTACTCAGTAGTAGTGTCTCCTTCGGTGGCTCTTCCAGCACCAGCACTGACTTTGGTGGCACACTAAGCACCAGTGTCTGCTTTGGTGGCTCTCCTAGCACCAGTGCCAGCTTTGGTGGTGCACTGAGCACCAGTGTTGGCTTTGGTGGTGCACTCAACACCAGTGCTGGTTTTAGCAGTGCTGTCAGCATTAGCACTGGCTTTAGTAGTGCACCCAGCACCAactctggctttggcagtgtgtTCAGCACCAGTGCTGACTTCAGTGGGGCACTTAACACCACTACTGACTTTGGCAGTGTTCCCAGCACCACCATTGGCTTTGATGGAGTCCCCAGCGCCAGCTTCTGCTTTGGCAGTGTGTCTAACACCAACCTATGCTTTGGTGGCCCTCCCAGCACCAGTACCTGCTTTAGTGGTCCTACTGGTGTCAGTTTTGGTGATGGACCCAGCCCCAGTGCCGGTTTCAGCTTTGGCGATGGGTTAAGCACCAGTGCTGGATTTGGTGGTGGACTGAACACCAGCTCTGGCTTCAGTGGTGGACTGAGCACCAGTGCTGGCTTTGGTGGTGGACTGATCTCCAGTGATGGCTTTGGTGGTGGACTGGGCACCAATGCTGGTTTTGGCAGCACACTTGGCACCAGTGCTGACTTTAGTGGTGGCCTCAGCATCAGTGATGGCTTTGGCGGTGGGCCTAATACCAGCTTCGACGAAGGACTGAGTACTATCATTGGCTTTGGCAGTGGTTCCAACACCAGCACTGGCTTTACTGGCGAACCCAGCACCAGCACCGGCTTCATTGGTGGACCCAGTTCTATTATTGGCTTTGGCAGTGGACTGAGCACCAGTGCTGGCTTCAACGGTGGACCAAGCAGTAGTGCTGGCTTTGGCGGTGGACCGAGCAATGGTGCTGGCTTTGGTGGTGGAGCCACCAGCCTTGGTGCCTATAGCTTCTCCTATGGCTAG
- the TRO gene encoding trophinin isoform X3, whose amino-acid sequence MHTLLAATKDPLAMDPPVANQPKKSKTKKAPIKAITKTIPATLPVPSADVIATNKPKITFQALNLPIIPQVTQASATTEAANTQASSFTSQPKKANKTKRVTAKAAQGSQSPTGSESVTTEIKSPLQALNLPVIPQTIQTPFASESANSQALLASTKPKKAFKAKKAHNKAIASATVISLGPSTTYTATTQGQITNVTANTQATAASIQTRKAFKAKKATVKGTNTDTELLEAPDATETATRQTEASSAAIWPKKSKGKKAANKGPNSACEISEAPPATQMVTDQALAVTLRVKRGFRAQKVATKVRTTESQTQIDQGVQAKMATSQTNISALETQVAAAVQALADDYLAQLSLEPTSRTRGKRNQKSKHLNGDERGGVNYRWIPWGRRPPLPRDVAILQERANKLVKYLLVKDQTKIPIKRSDMLKDIIQEYDEYFPEIIERASYALEKMFRVNLKEIDKQSSLYILISIQESSAGILGTTKDTPKLGLLMVILSVIFMNGNKANEAVIWEVLRKLGLRPGVRHSLFGEVRKLITDEFVKQKYLEYKRVPNSRPPEYEFFWGLRSYHETSKMKVLKFACKVQKKDPKDWAAQYREAVEMEVQAAAVAVAEAEARAEARAQMGIGEEAVAGPWNWDDMDIDCLTREELGDDAQAWSRFSFEIEARAQESANAGTNIDFSRGASTRASFSDGASISFSGTPSPSGGFGGRAGLSFGGTCSTSVSFSSAASICFGGTSSACSSFSGGASISLSGAASTSCSFSSEASINFGGTSCTSANFGGGISSSFISPLNTSTSFSGGASSGFGGTPSTTAGFSDALIMSTGFGSTLGTSALFSGALSTSTGFGGTLSTSVYFGGSPSTGASFGGTLSTSICFGGSPSTSTGFDGVLSSSVSFGGSSSTSTDFGGTLSTSVCFGGSPSTSASFGGALSTSVGFGGALNTSAGFSSAVSISTGFSSAPSTNSGFGSVFSTSADFSGALNTTTDFGSVPSTTIGFDGVPSASFCFGSVSNTNLCFGGPPSTSTCFSGPTGVSFGDGPSPSAGFSFGDGLSTSAGFGGGLNTSSGFSGGLSTSAGFGGGLISSDGFGGGLGTNAGFGSTLGTSADFSGGLSISDGFGGGPNTSFDEGLSTIIGFGSGSNTSTGFTGEPSTSTGFIGGPSSIIGFGSGLSTSAGFNGGPSSSAGFGGGPSNGAGFGGGATSLGAYSFSYG is encoded by the exons ATGCATACCCTCTTGGCGGCAACCAAGGACCCCCTGGCCATGGACCCACCAGTTGCCAACCAGCCTAAGAAAAGCAAGACCAAGAAGGCCCCTATTAAGGCTATCACTAAGACCATACCTGCTACCCTTCCAGTCCCATCTGCCGATGTGATTGCCACCAACAAGCCTAAAATAACTTTTCAGGCTTTAAACCTGCCAATCATCCCCCAGGTCACCCAGGCTTCAGCTACCACTGAGGCAGCCAATACTCAGGCTTCTTCATTCACCTCTCAGCCTAAGAAAGCCAACAAGACAAAGAGAGTTACTGCTAAGGCAGCCCAGGGCTCCCAATCTCCAACTGGCAGTGAGAGTGTCACCACAGAGATTAAGTCACCCTTGCAGGCCCTAAACTTACCTGTGATCCCACAGACTATCCAGACTCCATTTGCCAGTGAGTCAGCCAATTCCCAGGCCTTGTTAGCCTCCACCAAGCCTAAGAAAGCTTTCAAGGCTAAGAAGGCTCACAATAAGGCCATAGCTAGTGCCACTGTGATCTCACTGGGTCCATCTACCACTTACACTGCTACCACCCAAGGCCAAATTACCAATGTGACAGCCAATACCCAGGCCACAGCAGCCTCCATCCAAACTAGGAAAGCTTTCAAAGCCAAGAAGGCAACTGTTAAGGGCACAAATACTGATACTGAGCTCCTAGAGGCCCCAGATGCAACTGAGACAGCTACCAGGCAGACTGAGGCCTCATCAGCAGCTATCTGGCCCAAAAAATCCAAGGGCAAGAAGGCTGCCAATAAGGGCCCAAATTCTGCCTGTGAGATCTCTGAGGCCCCACCTGCCACTCAAATGGTCACAGACCAAGCCTTAGCAGTTACCCTCCGGGTCAAGAGAGGGTTCAGGGCTCAGAAGGTTGCCACTAAGGTCCGGACAACTGAAAGCCAGACTCAAATTGACCAAGGGGTCCAGGCCAAAATGGCTACCTCTCAGACCAACATAAGTGCCCTTGAGACTCAGGTTGCTGCTGCTGTCCAGGCCCTGGCAGATGACTACCTGGCTCAGTTGAGTCTGGAGCCCACATCCAGGACCCGGGGCAAGAGGAACCAAAAG TCCAAGCATCTGAACGGGGATGAGAGAGGTGGTGTTAATTATAGGTGGATCCCATGGGGCCGGAGGCCTCCACTGCCCCGAGATGTGGCCATTTTGCAAGAAAGG GCAAATAAGTTGGTGAAATACCTGTTGGTTAAGGACCAGACAAAGATACCCATCAAGCGCTCAG ATATGCTGAAGGATATCATCCAAGAATATGATGAATATTTCCCAGAGATCATTGAACGAGCAAGCTATGCTCTGGAGAAG ATGTTTCGAGTCAATCTGAAGGAAATTGATAAGCAAAGTAGCTTGTATATTCTCATCAGCATTCAGGAATCCTCCGCAGGCATACTGGGAAC GACCAAGGACACACCCAAACTAGGTCTTCTCATGGTGATTCTGAGTGTCATTTTTATGAATGGCAACAAGGCCAATGAGG CTGTCATCTGGGAGGTGCTGCGCAAGCTGGGGCTGCGCCCCGG GGTGAGGCACTCGCTCTTTGGGGAAGTAAGGAAGCTCATCacagacgagtttgtgaagcagaA GTACCTGGAGTACAAGAGGGTCCCCAATAGCAGACCACCTGAATATGAGTTCTTCTGGGGCTTGCGTTCCTACCATGAGACTAGCAAGATGAAAGTCCTCAAGTTTGCCTGCAAG GTGCAGAAGAAAGACCCCAAGGACTGGGCCGCTCAGTACCGGGAGGCAGTGGAGATGGAAGTCCAAGCTgcagctgtggctgtggctgaggCTGAGGCCAGGGCTGAGGCAAGAGCCCAAATGGGGATTGGAGAGGAAGCTGTGGCTGGGCCCTGGAATTGGGATGACATGGATATCGACTGCCTAACAAGGGAAGAGTTAGGCGATGATGCTCAGGCCTGGAGCAGATTTTCATTTGAAATTGAGGCCAGAGCCCAAGAAAGTGCAAATGCCGGCACCAACATTGACTTCAGCAGAGGAGCTAGCACCAGGGCTAGCTTCAGTGATGGTGCTAGTATTAGCTTCAGTGGTACACCCAGCCCCAGTGGTGGCTTTGGTGGCAGAGCTGGCCTTAGCTTTGGTGGCACATGCAGCACCAGTGTCAGCTTCAGCAGTGCAGCCAGCATTTGCTTTGGCGGCACATCCAGCGCTTGCTCCAGCTTCAGTGGTGGAGCCAGCATTAGCCTCAGTGGTGCAGCCAGCACCAGCTGTAGTTTCAGCAGTGAAGCCAGTATTAACTTTGGTGGTACATCTTGTACCAGTGCCAACTTCGGTGGTGGGATCAGCTCCAGTTTCATTAGCCCACTCAACACCAGTACCAGTTTCAGTGGTGGAGCCAGCTCTGGTTTTGGAGGCACACCCAGCACCACTGCTGGCTTCAGTGATGCGCTCATTATGAGCACTGGCTTTGGCAGTACACTCGGCACCAGTGCACTCTTTAGTGGTGCACTGAGCACCAGCACTGGCTTTGGTGGCACACTCAGCACTAGTGTCTACTTTGGTGGCTCTCCTAGTACTGGTGCCAGTTTTGGTGGCACACTCAGTACCAGTATCTGTTTTGGTGGCTCTCCTAGCACCAGCACTGGTTTTGATGGTGTACTCAGTAGTAGTGTCTCCTTCGGTGGCTCTTCCAGCACCAGCACTGACTTTGGTGGCACACTAAGCACCAGTGTCTGCTTTGGTGGCTCTCCTAGCACCAGTGCCAGCTTTGGTGGTGCACTGAGCACCAGTGTTGGCTTTGGTGGTGCACTCAACACCAGTGCTGGTTTTAGCAGTGCTGTCAGCATTAGCACTGGCTTTAGTAGTGCACCCAGCACCAactctggctttggcagtgtgtTCAGCACCAGTGCTGACTTCAGTGGGGCACTTAACACCACTACTGACTTTGGCAGTGTTCCCAGCACCACCATTGGCTTTGATGGAGTCCCCAGCGCCAGCTTCTGCTTTGGCAGTGTGTCTAACACCAACCTATGCTTTGGTGGCCCTCCCAGCACCAGTACCTGCTTTAGTGGTCCTACTGGTGTCAGTTTTGGTGATGGACCCAGCCCCAGTGCCGGTTTCAGCTTTGGCGATGGGTTAAGCACCAGTGCTGGATTTGGTGGTGGACTGAACACCAGCTCTGGCTTCAGTGGTGGACTGAGCACCAGTGCTGGCTTTGGTGGTGGACTGATCTCCAGTGATGGCTTTGGTGGTGGACTGGGCACCAATGCTGGTTTTGGCAGCACACTTGGCACCAGTGCTGACTTTAGTGGTGGCCTCAGCATCAGTGATGGCTTTGGCGGTGGGCCTAATACCAGCTTCGACGAAGGACTGAGTACTATCATTGGCTTTGGCAGTGGTTCCAACACCAGCACTGGCTTTACTGGCGAACCCAGCACCAGCACCGGCTTCATTGGTGGACCCAGTTCTATTATTGGCTTTGGCAGTGGACTGAGCACCAGTGCTGGCTTCAACGGTGGACCAAGCAGTAGTGCTGGCTTTGGCGGTGGACCGAGCAATGGTGCTGGCTTTGGTGGTGGAGCCACCAGCCTTGGTGCCTATAGCTTCTCCTATGGCTAG